In the Helicoverpa armigera isolate CAAS_96S chromosome 15, ASM3070526v1, whole genome shotgun sequence genome, one interval contains:
- the LOC135117844 gene encoding hemocyte protein-glutamine gamma-glutamyltransferase-like, whose product MEPLQVDVVHFYPRENAQPHNTVKFEVVNDENPTTTIVRRGQPFSGVVRFNRPYDEANDIVQLVFSIGDKPSMETMGKMFIRRDAVTDKHTWSASLLDVQEENTLSFKVSSPVTAPVGAWALRVLTWRRGSPERAYYDFDQDIYILFNPWNPDDQTYMEDEALLQEYVLNDVGKVWVGPIKTTRGKPWLYGQFDAVVLPACMFMLDRAEVPFNHRGDPVKMTRAISRIVNSNDDGGVLVGRWDGVYDDGTAPSEWTGSVDILAQFLETQEPVSYGQCWVFAGVVTAVCRALGIPSRVVSNLVSAHDANSTLTVDKYYSETMEELGYDPSNAEPEHTDSIWNYHVWNDVWMARPDLTAGYGGWQAIDATPQETSKGVYQCGPAPLEAIKQGVIGMNYDVEFMLASVNADLMRWRIDSSEETGYAMVDSNTYHIGRMVLTKKPYVFDPNGDEDREDITEQYKFREGTASERLALMNGVRFSERAKRYYSVASNLKNDVTFKLRDVDTVPIGKDFRVTVDIENTANEGRNIKASLSTNSVFYNGVRAGVVRKVEGKIFVGPGKKEQISVLVKSDDYLPKLVEYCNMKISAMAIVDETKQSWADDDDFQVIKPNINIKFNDDLILNQPTTAFLSFTNPLEKALTGCEFRVTSSGITGRTLRFPVNDGAPLEPITAELPVQPNKIGKINFVATFKSNELKDISGAATAEVFEA is encoded by the exons ATGGAGCCCCTACAAGTAGATGTTGTCCACTTCTACCCCAGAGAAAATGCTCAGCCTCATAACACTGTCAA ATTCGAGGTAGTAAATGACGAGAACCCGACCACCACCATAGTGCGGCGTGGTCAGCCATTCAGCGGAGTCGTCAGGTTCAACCGACCTTACGATGAGGCCAACGATATTGTGCAGCTCGTGTTCTCTATTG GAGATAAACCATCTATGGAGACCATGGGTAAGATGTTCATACGCCGCGACGCCGTGACAGACAAACACACATGGAGTGCCAGCCTGTTGGACGTGCAGGAAGAGAACACACTATCTTTCAAG GTTTCCTCACCAGTAACAGCGCCAGTCGGAGCCTGGGCTCTGCGAGTCCTCACGTGGAGGAGAGGGTCCCCGGAGCGCGCGTACTATGACTTCGATCAGGACATATACATCCTCTTCAATCCATGGAACCCTG ATGACCAGACCTACATGGAAGACGAGGCTCTCCTCCAAGAGTACGTGCTGAATGACGTTGGCAAAGTATGGGTGGGGCCCATTAAGACCACCAGAGGCAAACCCTGGTTATACGGCCAGTTCGATGCCGTCGTACTCCCGGCTTGCATGTTCATGCTGGATAGAGCTGAAGTGCCTTTTAACCA TCGTGGAGACCCCGTGAAAATGACCCGAGCAATCTCCCGCATAGTAAACTCCAATGACGATGGTGGTGTACTAGTGGGCCGATGGGACGGAGTATATGATGACGGAACTGCCCCATCGGAGTGGACTGGCTCCGTGGACATCCTGGCGCAGTTCTTGGAGACACAGGAGCCGGTTTCTTACGGACAATGCTGGGTTTTCGCTGGTGTTGTTACTGCTG TGTGCCGTGCCCTCGGCATCCCATCTCGCGTGGTATCCAACCTGGTGTCAGCTCACGATGCCAACAGCACCCTGACAGTTGACAAGTATTACTCGGAGACCATGGAGGAGCTGGGCTATGATCCTAGCAATGCTGAACCAGAACACACTGATTCTATCTGGAATTACCACGTGTGGAATGACGTTTGGATGGCGAGACCTGATCTGACTGCTG GTTACGGAGGCTGGCAAGCCATCGACGCTACTCCTCAAGAAACATCAAAGGGAGTGTACCAGTGCGGTCCAGCGCCTCTAGAAGCCATCAAGCAGGGAGTCATCGGCATGAACTATGATGTGGAGTTCATGCTGGCGTCAGTTAATGCTGATCTCATGAGGTGGAGGATCGACAGCAGCGAGGAGACTGGATACGCTATGGTGGACAGTAATACTTACCA TATCGGGCGCATGGTCCTCACAAAGAAGCCATACGTGTTCGACCCCAACGGCGACGAGGATCGGGAAGACATCACGGAACAGTACAAGTTCAGGGAGGGAACTGCTTCTGAGCGACTCGCTCTTATGAATGGAGTCAGGTTCTCCGAGAGGGCCAAGAG ATACTACTCAGTGGCCAGCAACTTGAAGAACGACGTGACATTCAAACTCCGCGATGTGGACACAGTACCCATTGGCAAAGACTTCAGGGTTACTGTTGATATTGAAAATACAGCCAATGAG GGTCGTAACATCAAAGCTTCTCTATCAACCAACAGCGTGTTCTACAACGGCGTGAGAGCCGGCGTCGTCAGGAAAGTCgaaggaaaaatatttgtggGACCTGGcaaaa AGGAACAAATCAGCGTTCTAGTCAAATCAGACGATTATCTACCTAAGCTAGTGGAGTACTGCAACATGAAGATTTCAGCGATGGCCATCGTGGACGAGACCAAGCAGTCctgggctgatgatgatgacttccAAGTTATCAAGCCTAATATTAACATTAAG TTCAACGACGACCTAATCCTGAACCAGCCGACGACAGCGTTCCTCTCGTTCACGAACCCCCTGGAGAAAGCACTGACCGGCTGCGAGTTCCGCGTGACGTCATCCGGCATTACCGGCCGCACGCTACGCTTCCCCGTGAACGACGGGGCGCCGCTCGAGCCCATCACTGCTGAGTTGCCTGTGCAGCCTAAT AAAATCGGCAAGATCAACTTCGTGGCAACATTCAAATCTAACGAACTGAAGGACATCAGTGGCGCAGCGACAGCTGAAGTGTTCGAAGCATAA